The following proteins are co-located in the Camelina sativa cultivar DH55 chromosome 12, Cs, whole genome shotgun sequence genome:
- the LOC104731332 gene encoding uncharacterized protein LOC104731332, which produces MGNCIGTKTSCSRDECESLNKKRRRRSSTVFHDEDGEKLLGETSSETSSSSSTSCGRREIKIRMTRKELEDLMRNIGLKGLTAEEILSKLIFDGGDQIGFSAVDLTNHHQPWKPALQSIPEND; this is translated from the coding sequence ATGGGAAACTGCATAGGAACGAAGACGTCGTGCTCCAGAGACGAGTGTGAATCATtaaacaagaagagaagaagaagatcatccACCGTGTTTCATGACGAAGACGGAGAGAAGCTTCTCGGAGAAACAAGCAGCGAGACGTCATCGAGTTCTTCAACGTCTTGTGGAAGAAGGGAGATTAAGATAAGGATGACGAGGAAAGAACTTGAAGATCTCATGAGAAACATTGGTTTGAAGGGTTTGACGGCGGAAGAGATACTTTCTAAGTTAATTTTCGACGGTGGAGATCAAATCGGTTTCTCTGCCGTCGATTTAACTAATCACCACCAGCCGTGGAAACCGGCGTTACAAAGCATACCGGAGAACGATTAa